One Helianthus annuus cultivar XRQ/B chromosome 7, HanXRQr2.0-SUNRISE, whole genome shotgun sequence genomic region harbors:
- the LOC118480209 gene encoding synaptonemal complex protein 1-like, whose protein sequence is MIENIPKEKSRAYAVIHDDEGFDWSQILPDEDRPVIAHGRKASKALHHVLVAEIREENKEKDTEIKEKTGEEILSEKSEPVIPRSDIVHDDVLLVIPRSGEYYSNVAKDKTYVKRLDKIIRDAMTTKLRKRNEERMKKNIENLVDDLKKAAEEVKVEEKVKDGVEKVEEKVVEKEKAVTEEQQVEEAKKEKESSIELKVESSTNVAGNVVDEKQQKEADQTETEANTKVPITEESYEKVKSEMKLAQSRLKYCSETSKELKRMYEIKQGVVNSYIEDVVKLKQ, encoded by the exons ATGATCGAAAATATTCCAAAAGAGAAGTCCAGAGCTTATGCAGtaattcatgacgatgaaggttttgactggagtcAGATTCTTCCAGATGAAGATCGTCCTGTAATAGCTCATGGCAGAAAAGCATCAAAAGCCCTGCATCATGTTCTTGTTGCTGAAATTCgtgaagaaaacaaagaaaaggatACAGAGATAAAAGAGAAAACTGGAGAAGAGATTCTAAGTGAGAAAA GTGAACCAGTTATTCCTAGAAGTGACATAGttcatgatgatgttcttctagTTATTCCTCGATCCGGCGAATATTATTCTAATGTTGCCAAAGACAAGACATATGTAAAAAGGCTAGATAAAATCATCAGGGATGCTATGACAACAAAATTGAGGAAGAGGaatgaagaaagaatgaagaagaacaTTGAGAATCTGGTTGATGATTTGAAGAAAGCTGCTGAGGAGGTCAAGGTTGAAGAAAAAGTGAAAGATGGAGTTGAGAAAGTTGAAGAGAAGGTAGTTGAGAAAGAAAaggctgttactgaagaacagcaagTTGAAGAAGCCAAGAAGGAGAAGGAAAGTTCGATAGAATTGAAGGTTGAAAGTTCAACAAATGTTGCTGGTAATGTTGTTGATGAGAAGCAGCAGAAAGAAGCTGATCAGACAGAAACAGAAGCAAACACcaaggtgccaatcactgag GAATCATATGAAAAGGTAAAAAGTGAAATGAAACTTGCTCAATCAAGATTGAAATACTGTTCTGAAACATCAAAGGAATTAAAACgaatgtatgaaattaaacaagGTGTTGTAAATTCTTATATTGAAGATGTTGTTAAGCTAAAACAatag